The Bacillus sp. Y1 genome has a window encoding:
- a CDS encoding putative bifunctional diguanylate cyclase/phosphodiesterase, protein MEQFKKVISREVINDKNRREIEGMIFDIILNHINDMVFIMKVDGDQFRYVFANKSGATHARLTVETMGKTLFEVMPLETAERLHAAYLNVVQSKEVQVLIDQSTLDDGRLIHGQSILTPVLNENEEVRFVVSVTRDITELEAEKSRLKVTEQRYRSIVDHNLDGVILATHVGDIIDANPASEILSGYTVDELKMKSIFDFVDESDVDKFREFIEHSLSGVSLETLDFRMINRNKRKITVHLKTVPLTIHNKITGIYMIFRDITEQATNAETIKYMAFHDQLTGLYNRRALLRDLDILLNHSESNKEEPFSLLSIDIDRFKQLNDSLGHFAGDQILIKIAERLSVDRTDDYKVYRQGGDEFIVLLKGNRQSANQLAQLILNRFAKSFYLDSHEYYISPSIGLSMYPQDGKDAETLIKNADEALFRVKEKGKAHYQFYRSDKTQPLANIVSIETQLRKALERNELILLYQPQVELSSGKINSFEALIRWNSKEFGLVPPSEFIPLSEDTGLIIPIGNWVIEQACMQIKEWNDLCGEEITIAINISAKQFQQPTLVSTIQKAIQTFQINPSLLEIEITEGVMQDTAETAPILKSLKELGISIAIDDFGTGYSSLNYLKSFPIDVLKVDQSFVRGIHNNEKDAAITTTIIHLANSLGMKVIAEGIEEEAEAKFLLNTNCHKGQGYFYSKPLSKMDIEQTIFNRPTNL, encoded by the coding sequence ATGGAGCAGTTTAAAAAGGTAATCTCTCGAGAAGTAATTAATGATAAAAATAGACGTGAAATAGAAGGAATGATCTTTGATATTATTCTTAACCATATCAATGATATGGTATTTATTATGAAGGTGGACGGAGATCAGTTTCGTTATGTTTTTGCCAATAAATCTGGTGCGACACATGCAAGACTAACCGTAGAAACGATGGGAAAAACCTTATTTGAGGTAATGCCTTTAGAGACTGCTGAAAGACTGCATGCCGCATATTTAAATGTAGTACAATCAAAAGAAGTTCAAGTGCTTATTGATCAATCAACATTAGATGATGGAAGGCTGATTCATGGGCAGTCGATTTTAACACCAGTCCTTAATGAAAATGAAGAAGTCAGATTTGTTGTATCTGTAACTCGTGATATTACAGAGTTAGAGGCGGAAAAGAGTCGCCTTAAAGTTACGGAACAGCGTTATCGTTCTATTGTGGACCATAATCTTGATGGGGTTATTCTCGCTACTCACGTAGGAGATATTATTGATGCGAATCCAGCTAGTGAAATTCTATCAGGATATACAGTTGATGAGTTAAAGATGAAATCAATTTTTGATTTTGTTGATGAATCCGACGTTGATAAATTTCGAGAATTTATTGAGCATTCTTTATCGGGGGTATCTTTAGAAACCCTGGACTTCCGAATGATTAACCGCAATAAACGGAAAATTACTGTCCATTTAAAAACAGTTCCATTAACGATTCATAATAAAATTACAGGCATATATATGATTTTTCGAGATATTACAGAGCAGGCGACAAATGCTGAGACAATAAAATACATGGCGTTCCATGACCAGCTAACAGGGTTGTACAATAGAAGAGCATTATTACGCGATTTAGATATTCTTTTAAATCATTCGGAAAGTAATAAAGAGGAACCATTTTCACTTCTTTCCATTGATATTGACCGATTTAAACAACTAAATGACTCTCTAGGTCATTTTGCTGGTGATCAAATTTTAATTAAGATTGCTGAACGATTAAGCGTTGATCGAACAGATGATTATAAGGTATACCGGCAGGGGGGAGATGAATTTATTGTTCTCCTAAAGGGAAATCGCCAGAGTGCAAACCAATTGGCGCAACTAATTTTGAACCGATTTGCTAAGTCCTTTTATTTGGATTCACATGAATATTATATTTCACCAAGCATAGGGTTAAGCATGTATCCACAGGATGGGAAAGATGCAGAAACTTTAATCAAAAACGCTGATGAAGCATTGTTTCGTGTGAAAGAGAAGGGAAAAGCTCATTATCAGTTTTATCGAAGTGATAAAACACAACCACTTGCCAATATCGTTTCGATAGAGACACAACTTAGAAAAGCTCTTGAGCGTAATGAATTGATACTATTATATCAGCCACAGGTAGAATTAAGCAGCGGGAAGATCAATAGCTTTGAAGCGTTGATCAGGTGGAATTCAAAGGAGTTTGGGTTGGTCCCACCATCAGAATTTATCCCTCTTTCCGAAGATACGGGTTTAATTATTCCTATAGGTAATTGGGTCATTGAACAAGCTTGTATGCAAATAAAGGAATGGAATGATCTTTGTGGTGAAGAAATTACGATTGCAATAAATATATCAGCGAAACAATTCCAACAACCAACTCTTGTCAGTACGATTCAAAAAGCGATTCAGACGTTTCAAATTAATCCTTCCTTGCTTGAAATTGAGATTACAGAGGGAGTTATGCAGGATACGGCTGAAACTGCTCCAATACTTAAAAGTTTAAAGGAATTAGGAATTAGTATTGCGATTGACGATTTTGGTACAGGTTACTCATCATTAAACTATTTAAAAAGTTTTCCCATTGATGTTCTCAAAGTAGATCAATCGTTTGTCAGAGGTATCCATAATAACGAAAAGGATGCTGCAATTACAACAACGATTATTCACCTAGCAAATAGCCTTGGAATGAAGGTAATAGCTGAAGGGATTGAAGAAGAAGCAGAGGCAAAGTTCCTTTTAAATACAAACTGTCATAAAGGACAGGGTTACTTTTATTCAAAACCATTGAGTAAAATGGATATTGAACAAACCATTTTTAACAGACCGACCAACTTATAA